Below is a genomic region from Microbacterium sp. KUDC0406.
GCACGGTGCTCAGCATCGCGTCCTCGTTCGCCGGAGCCTGGATGCCGGTCATGATCTCCCTCGCGGCGCTTGCCGTCGCCTGCGTGCTGGGCGGGATCACCCGCGCGGTCGTCGCCTCGATTCCTTCGCGTGCACCCGCGGCGGAGCTCGTCGCAGAGCAGGGTCCGGCGGCTGCTCAGAAGCAGAAGAAGGTCGGCGTGCAGACCGCCGCGGTCCGCGCTGTCGCCTCCTGACGCACGTCGTCGTCTCCTGCGCACGTCTTCGTCTCCACAGCGACGGCGCCCCACGCTGCCGGCCGGACCATACTCCGCGACCGACGTGCTGGCAAGCCCGCTGTCTCCTGCCGTCGTCGTGCCTAACGTGAGTCCTGTCCGCCGAACGGCGCGGGCAGGAGAGGAGACGTCATGAGCACGGACACTCGCGGTCGGACCACGGCGAAGACCAAGCGCAGCACCGGACGGAGTTCTGGGCGCAGCACGGCATCCGGCGCACAGCGCACCGCCGAGGAGGGCGCCGAGAGCGGGTTCGCGGCATCGTCAGGCCTGAGCGAGAACCTTCAGGCGGTGCTCGTCGATCTCATCGAACTCGCCCTGCAGGGCAAGCAGGTGCACTGGAACGTCGTCGGGACCAACTTCCGCGACACGCACCTGCAGCTGGACGAGATCGTCGAGGCGGCGCGCCGTTTCGCCGACACGGTGGCCGAGCGGATGCGTGCACTTCACGCTCTTCCCGACGGACGCACCGCAGTGGTCGCGGAGTCGACCACCCTGGCCAAGCCGTCGCAGGGAGAGATCGCCACGACCGACGCGATCGACCTGATGACGGAGCGCCTCGACGCTGTCGCGGCGACCTGCCGAAGGGTGCACGACGACGTCGACGAAGAGGATCCCACCAGCGCCGACATCCTGCACGAGATCCTGGAGCGGATCGAGCAGCTGTCGTGGATGGTGAGCGCCGAGAACCGCACGCCGAAGCGCGCCGGCTGAGGCGACCCACAGCCATCCGGGCGGGTCAGCGGTGGTCGCGGTCGAGGTGCTGGCCGGCGGGGTCGCCTCCGGCGACCCGCTCCGCCTCGCGGGCACGCAGTTCGACCCGGCGGATCTTGCCCGAGATCGTCTTCGGCAGCTCGGGCACGAACTCGATGATGCGCACCCAGAGGTGCGACGACAGCCGCTCACGGGAGTAAGCGAAGATCGCGGATGCCGCGGCCTTCTCATCCTGCGCGGCGGCGGCCGTCAGGCACACGTAGGCCTTCGGCACCGCCAGACGCGTCTCGTCGGGGCTCGGCACCACGGCGGCCTCGACGACGTCGGCGTGCTCGAGCAGCACCGACTCCAGCTCGAACGGCGAGACCTTGTAGTCCGACGCCTTGAAGACGTCGTCGGCGCGCCCGATGTACGTCAGGTAGCCGTCGTCGTCGCGCACGGCGATGTCGCCGGTGTGGTGGTAGCCGCCCTCGCGCGACTCGGCGGTCTTCTCCGGGTCCTCGTAGTACCCGGTCATCAGCCCGAGCGGGGCATCCGACAGATCGAGGCAGATCTCGCCCTCACGGTCGGCCGGACGGCCGGTGGCCGGGTCGACGAGCACCACGGGGTAGCCGGGCAGGGGTCGGCCCATCGAGCCGTCCTTCACCGGCTGGCCGGGGAGTTGCCCACGCAGCAGGTCATCTCGGTCTGTCCGTAGCCGTCGCGGATGGTTCCGCCCCAGGCATCCCGCACCCGGCCGATCACCTCGGGGTTCAGCGGTTCGCCGGCGCCGACGAGCTCGCGCGGCGGGTGCGTCAGTCGTGAGAGGTCGGCCTGGATCAGCATGCGCCACACGGTCGGCGGCGCGCAGAACGAACTCACGTGATGCGTGTCCATCACCTGCATCAGGGTGTCGGCGTCGAACCGGTCGTAGTTGAACACGAACACGGTCGCCTCGGCCAGGAACGGCGAGTAGAAGTTCGACCAGGCGTGCTTCGCCCAGCCCGGCGACGAGATGTTCAGGTGCACGTCGTCCGGCCGCACACCCAGCCACCACATGGTCGAGAGGTGCCCGATCGGATACGACGCGTGCGTGTGCTGCACGAGCTTGGGCCGGTTGGTCGTGCCCGAGGTGAAGTACAGCAGGCAGGTGTCGGATGCCGGAGTCGGCGCATCCGGTTCGAAGTCCTGCTCCGCGTCGTACGAGTCCGAGAACACGCGCCATCCGTCCGGCACGGCCTCGCCGATGCCGATCCGCAGCACGTCGCCTGGGATGCCGGAAAGCCGGGGCTCGAGGTCGGGCGTGGTGACCACGGCCTGGGCGCGGCCGTGGTCCGCGCGGTAGGCGAGGTCGTCGGCGCTGAGCAGCGTGGAGGTGGGGATGGCGACGGCGCCGATCTTCGTGATCGCGAGCATCGTCTCCCACAGCTCGATCGTGTTGCCGAGCATCACGATCAGATGGTCACCGCGGCGGATGCCGGCGCCGCGCAGCCAGTTCGCGACCTGGTCGGAGCGGCGCGACAGCTCGCCGTAG
It encodes:
- a CDS encoding Dps family protein, which produces MSTDTRGRTTAKTKRSTGRSSGRSTASGAQRTAEEGAESGFAASSGLSENLQAVLVDLIELALQGKQVHWNVVGTNFRDTHLQLDEIVEAARRFADTVAERMRALHALPDGRTAVVAESTTLAKPSQGEIATTDAIDLMTERLDAVAATCRRVHDDVDEEDPTSADILHEILERIEQLSWMVSAENRTPKRAG